The following coding sequences are from one Leishmania braziliensis MHOM/BR/75/M2904 complete genome, chromosome 36 window:
- a CDS encoding putative nucleoside transporter 1: MTAQSAALSASHGALPWYHFGFHTFAEFNTYVTFVLLGMSIMMVTSAVTSAPDFVSKYYIYATGQPGAVAETPLFWKNANTFYNAGTFAMQIITEVAALTPFVRSIPLGIRLFLGLGIPFAELLVIIIVPAATIPTQNGAIAVIMMVAILGGFSKALCNSCTNALVGPFPTKFMNGAQWGLTVVALFMSVIQIILKVSMGSTFHDVLTISRIYFGIGIAIQVVAVVELFLLRYNPFAHKYIAEFRSAALHRRGEVVEESSDSKEPATGDVAEVSYKAESKEGALDEGEELDEVRAVHNDSADKSGGVLAATGDADHMTDLDQTKNITSTEQMLRTSVFSVFKRVYPMLLCAFAIFFTSLFLFPGVFFLVPANSDWYMTIIVALFNAGDFISRILLMVRALRPPPKVIIGGTVGRLIVVPFLVLCVRGIIPGVALPYILILLLGLTNGYFGTMSCIYCPRTPTLHYAGERSVAAILSGVFLMLGLCFGSNLSLAITLTHK, from the coding sequence ATGACGGCTCAATCTGCTGCGCTTTCAGCGAGCCACGGCGCACTTCCGTGGTACCACTTTGGCTTCCACACGTTTGCCGAGTTCAACACATACGTCACATTCGTGCTGCTCGGTATGTCTATCATGATGGTGACGAGCGCTGTCACGTCTGCACCTGACTTTGTCAGCAAGTACTACATCTATGCAACCGGCCAACCAGGCGCGGTTGCGGAAACACCGCTGTTCTGGAAGAACGCTAACACCTTCTACAACGCCGGCACGTTCGCTATGCAGATCATCACTGAGGTTGCTGCCCTGACTCCGTTTGTGCGTTCTATTCCGCTTGGCATTCGTCTTTTCCTGGGCCTCGGCATTCCCTTTGCGGAGCTACTGGTCATCATCATCGTGCCGGCCGCGACCATCCCGACGCAAAACGGTGCGATTGCGGTGATCATGATGGTTGCGATATTGGGTGGCTTCTCCAAGGCGTTATGCAACTCGTGCACGAACGCTCTTGTCGGCCCCTTCCCGACCAAGTTCATGAACGGCGCGCAGTGGGGTCTGACCGTGGTTGCACTCTTCATGTCAGTCATCCAGATCATCCTTAAGGTGTCAATGGGGTCGACGTTCCATGACGTGCTCACTATCTCCCGCATCTACTTTGGCATTGGTATTGCTATTCAGGTGGTTGCTGTTGTGGAGCTCTTCTTGCTGCGCTACAACCCATTTGCACACAAGTACATCGCCGAGTTccgctctgctgcgctgcaccgccgtggtgaggtggtggaggagtcGTCCGATAGCAAAGAACCTGCGACGGGCGATGTTGCAGAGGTATCTTACAAGGCGGAGAGCAAAGAGGGTGCCCTCgatgagggggaggagcTGGATGAGGTGCGCGCGGTGCACAACGACTCGGCTGACAAGAGCGGCGGTGTGCTTGCGGCGACTGGCGATGCGGATCATATGACAGATCTGGATCAGACGAAGAACATCACGTCGACGGAGCAGATGCTTCGCACCTCCGTCTTTTCTGTGTTCAAGCGAGTCTACCCGATGCTCCTGTGCGCCTTCGCAATCTTTTTCACGAGcctgtttctcttccctgGTGTGTTCTTTCTGGTGCCGGCAAACAGCGACTGGTATATGACCATCATTGTTGCGCTATTCAACGCGGGTGACTTTATTTCGCGCATTCTCCTGATGGTCCGTGCGCTGCGCCCACCACCAAAGGTCATCATTGGCGGTACTGTTGGCCGCCTCATCGTGGTTCCGTTTCTCGTCCTGTGCGTGCGCGGTATCATTCCCGGCGTCGCTCTGCCATACATCCTCATCTTGCTGCTGGGGTTGACCAACGGCTACTTTGGTACTATGTCGTGCATCTATTGCCCGCGCACGCCAACCCTACACTACGCCGGCGAGCGCTCTGTGGCCGCCATACTTTCGGGTGTCTTTCTGATGCTGGGTCTGTGCTTCGGTTCCAACCTGTCCCTCGCCATTACCCTGACGCACAAGTAA